In Arsenophonus sp. aPb, one DNA window encodes the following:
- a CDS encoding SIR2 family protein: protein MKIHNYDMLVQSLLMDIRKREEVCFLFGSAISLPDTGIGMPSTDEMVDIIRNYLSKFDIDGLDEYIRENNELTNYQAAFEFLLAVCTQEDVKEILQLAVNRAKNSEGKWILPKTCLDFAKLVFSDALKVRDILTTNFDPFIEESLEAVNSDRHLDINRIVLTEDLSFDSSTSHNNVRINVIHLHGYFDSDTMHTPDQLTANRDEIIASLKRTLGHRKLYIIGYGGWDDIINQTLKEMVNEKKGKYNIRWAYFSDNEQEINKDNSAFFSALLPAQVLSRFHAYKGVNCRNIFEEVNRRAHGVNMNMIEDINVIEKVSSVKPDGVVPLISLSDIYNPPQKTNVIMLKEFPITFDPSHNRIRLREQEKAREYLRTDGSFTLVSGLGYGKFEFSASFLMDEDPEYTALHLDCSDIQNKNEVSDRFIRDIGLDFTTLVATRDTNKLTVIFFDNITEPNPEIIQYFNEIISILKDYEEGLKGIFFTNRELNLTNRTVELHPLNLADVNEYLCHHLSSQLTPDELEQITRISSGLPTKLDKLKEHFSITSVSHVLNTPREELYSESDLLIDSIPKRLLNFISELSKAESEENKRVYSLLQVLCVLECGEEPKNIMKQFSSHKFKLDDFLRLVNNGLTHSVEIAHLKNFRVNRIDPIIKDYVRSKIDKVTLKKIRLEAIKMVSGDIWFNHRVTISRTTQILLDNIDFQPGNAHLLIIDALKNPIDKKDLKIYYDAAISYAFFLERKCRYKEAISFVNEVLLYFSEEKNLSYYRLINYLTESMRMLDREKEAIDILEQTLSTYTPENRYYNRSLYESMSSGLLLAYSHCNKEKAFTMAKNIRKTSKKNTYRRFLSESIILEKKFYGTEKVEKLRRLEKKARNHNNITIANNISLDLAVLDPSSTQQYISTVLSSEKSNYTMVRATLKKIEVILSDANITHINSNDIRSLIACYKYLFIQRMDWLFNRCHVLLWKALLLESRFEELFDVLLSSSLVWRVAGSIDKEKTYNQEIIDALGVHAQNYPANIAYIHRRLSALSTIPELSSARISN from the coding sequence TTGAAGATACACAATTATGATATGCTTGTTCAATCTCTCCTTATGGATATTAGAAAAAGAGAAGAGGTCTGTTTCTTATTTGGTTCAGCAATCAGTTTACCCGATACTGGAATAGGCATGCCTTCAACTGATGAAATGGTTGATATAATAAGGAACTATTTATCTAAATTTGATATTGATGGATTAGATGAATATATCAGAGAAAACAACGAATTAACAAATTATCAAGCAGCTTTTGAATTTTTGCTAGCGGTTTGTACTCAAGAAGATGTTAAAGAAATTTTGCAATTGGCGGTCAACCGAGCTAAAAACAGCGAAGGTAAGTGGATTTTACCCAAAACATGCCTAGATTTTGCAAAACTAGTATTCTCCGATGCGCTTAAGGTTAGAGATATTCTAACAACCAATTTCGATCCATTTATTGAAGAATCCCTAGAAGCAGTAAATAGTGATAGACATCTTGATATAAACAGAATTGTGCTAACTGAGGATCTATCATTTGATAGTAGCACCAGCCATAATAATGTCCGTATAAATGTCATTCATCTCCATGGTTATTTTGACAGTGACACGATGCATACTCCCGACCAGCTTACAGCTAATCGAGACGAAATTATCGCCAGTTTGAAAAGAACACTTGGACACCGCAAGCTTTACATTATTGGTTATGGTGGATGGGATGATATTATTAATCAGACTTTAAAAGAAATGGTCAATGAAAAGAAAGGAAAATATAATATTAGATGGGCTTACTTCTCCGACAATGAGCAAGAAATAAATAAAGATAACAGTGCTTTTTTTTCGGCTTTGCTCCCTGCTCAAGTACTCTCACGTTTTCATGCTTATAAAGGTGTAAATTGCCGAAATATTTTTGAAGAAGTTAACAGAAGAGCACACGGCGTTAATATGAACATGATCGAAGATATAAATGTTATCGAAAAAGTATCTTCTGTTAAGCCTGATGGAGTAGTACCATTAATTAGTTTGTCTGATATTTACAATCCACCGCAAAAAACCAACGTTATTATGTTGAAAGAATTCCCTATCACCTTCGACCCTTCTCATAACAGGATTCGTTTAAGAGAACAAGAAAAGGCTCGCGAATACCTAAGGACTGATGGTAGTTTTACACTGGTCAGCGGATTGGGTTACGGCAAGTTTGAATTTTCAGCATCCTTCCTCATGGATGAAGACCCAGAATATACTGCACTTCATTTGGATTGCTCAGATATTCAAAACAAAAATGAGGTTTCTGATCGTTTTATCAGAGATATTGGCTTAGACTTCACCACTCTTGTTGCGACTAGGGATACCAATAAACTTACAGTTATTTTCTTTGATAATATCACTGAACCTAATCCAGAAATCATTCAATATTTCAACGAAATAATCAGTATCTTAAAGGATTATGAAGAGGGTTTGAAAGGTATATTTTTTACGAATCGTGAGCTTAACTTGACGAATAGGACAGTTGAGCTTCACCCACTAAATTTGGCAGATGTTAATGAGTACCTTTGTCACCATTTGTCATCTCAGCTTACTCCAGACGAGCTTGAACAAATTACTCGAATATCATCAGGTCTACCAACTAAACTTGATAAACTTAAAGAACATTTTTCTATAACCTCCGTCTCTCATGTTCTGAACACCCCAAGAGAAGAACTATACAGTGAATCAGATCTACTGATAGATAGCATACCCAAAAGGTTGCTTAACTTCATATCAGAGCTATCCAAAGCTGAAAGCGAGGAAAACAAGCGCGTATATTCCTTACTTCAAGTACTTTGCGTTCTTGAATGTGGGGAAGAACCTAAAAATATTATGAAACAATTCAGTTCTCATAAATTCAAACTCGATGACTTTCTGAGATTAGTAAATAATGGACTTACTCACTCAGTCGAAATAGCGCATCTAAAAAATTTTAGAGTAAACAGGATTGATCCCATCATCAAAGATTATGTCAGAAGTAAAATTGATAAAGTTACTCTCAAAAAAATAAGACTAGAAGCAATTAAAATGGTATCCGGTGATATCTGGTTTAACCATCGTGTTACTATATCAAGAACCACACAAATACTACTTGATAACATTGACTTCCAACCAGGAAACGCACATCTCCTAATTATTGACGCCCTGAAAAACCCTATCGATAAAAAAGATTTAAAAATATATTATGACGCTGCGATATCATATGCCTTTTTCCTTGAGCGTAAGTGCCGATACAAAGAAGCCATTTCGTTTGTTAATGAAGTACTTTTATACTTTTCTGAAGAAAAAAACCTGTCCTACTATCGGTTAATTAATTATCTTACTGAAAGCATGCGTATGCTTGATCGTGAAAAAGAAGCAATTGATATACTAGAACAAACGCTTTCTACTTACACTCCTGAAAACCGTTATTACAATCGTTCTCTATATGAAAGTATGTCTTCAGGCCTTCTATTGGCATATTCTCATTGTAATAAAGAAAAAGCGTTTACTATGGCTAAGAATATAAGAAAAACGTCTAAAAAAAACACATACAGACGTTTTCTTTCAGAAAGTATTATCCTTGAAAAAAAATTTTACGGAACAGAAAAAGTCGAAAAATTACGCAGATTAGAAAAAAAAGCACGGAACCATAACAATATTACAATAGCCAACAATATTAGCCTTGATTTAGCTGTATTAGATCCCTCTTCAACTCAGCAATATATATCAACAGTCCTGTCATCCGAAAAATCAAATTATACTATGGTGCGTGCTACACTAAAAAAAATCGAGGTTATCCTATCAGATGCTAATATCACGCATATAAATAGCAATGATATTAGGAGTTTGATAGCATGTTACAAATACTTATTCATCCAAAGAATGGATTGGCTTTTTAACCGATGCCATGTTCTCTTATGGAAAGCTCTTCTACTTGAGAGCAGATTTGAAGAGTTATTTGATGTGTTATTAAGCAGCTCACTAGTATGGAGAGTTGCCGGCAGTATAGATAAAGAAAAAACCTATAATCAAGAAATTATTGACGCCTTAGGTGTGCATGCACAGAACTATCCAGCTAATATTGCTTATATTCATAGACGTCTTAGTGCCCTCTCAACTATACCAGAACTCTCGTCAGCGCGAATATCAAACTAA
- a CDS encoding site-specific DNA-methyltransferase: MNKVGIIRVNVNDIHLVNADALSYIKTLPEDCIDLIVTDPPYFRVKDYCPWDNQWDSVSDYLGWLDALLSQFWRVLKHNGSLYLFCGHRLAADIERLVRERFKVLNHIIWAKPSGKWRKSHKASLRCYFPATERILFAEHYQALYQAKTSDYISRCRQLKNNVFAPLIEYFKQAKQALAISAKQIEQATGKQMTSHWFGYSQWQLPCEDDYHKLQRLFERVASKNHLSNPLSREYPKLISEHHLLKIKYHELIAQYQLVRRYFSVTAEVKYTDVWDFSPVSYYPGKHPCEKPAAMLEHIINSSSREGDLVADFFMGSGSTIKAALKLNRRCLGVELEQKWFEQIKQKIERLRI, encoded by the coding sequence ATGAATAAGGTGGGGATAATAAGGGTGAATGTTAATGATATTCATTTAGTTAATGCCGATGCGCTCAGCTACATCAAAACCCTGCCGGAAGATTGTATTGATTTAATTGTCACCGACCCGCCGTATTTTCGGGTCAAAGATTATTGCCCGTGGGATAATCAGTGGGACAGCGTTAGCGATTATTTAGGGTGGCTGGATGCGCTATTATCGCAATTTTGGCGGGTGTTAAAACATAATGGCAGTTTGTATCTGTTTTGTGGTCATCGATTAGCCGCCGATATTGAGCGATTAGTGCGTGAGCGGTTTAAGGTATTAAATCATATTATCTGGGCCAAACCCTCCGGAAAATGGCGAAAGAGTCATAAAGCCAGTTTGCGCTGTTATTTTCCGGCGACCGAGCGGATTCTCTTTGCTGAACATTATCAAGCACTTTATCAGGCTAAAACCAGTGACTATATTAGCCGGTGCCGGCAGTTAAAAAATAATGTCTTTGCCCCCTTGATTGAATATTTCAAACAGGCCAAGCAAGCATTAGCCATCAGCGCTAAACAAATTGAACAGGCCACTGGTAAACAAATGACCAGCCATTGGTTTGGTTACAGTCAGTGGCAATTGCCGTGTGAAGACGATTATCACAAGTTGCAGCGGTTGTTTGAACGGGTCGCTTCAAAAAATCATCTCAGTAATCCCCTTAGCCGCGAATATCCGAAACTCATCAGTGAGCATCATCTTCTTAAGATTAAGTATCATGAACTCATCGCCCAATATCAGTTAGTAAGGCGTTATTTTTCGGTTACCGCTGAGGTGAAATATACGGACGTATGGGATTTTTCGCCAGTGTCATATTACCCGGGTAAACATCCCTGTGAAAAACCGGCGGCAATGCTGGAGCATATTATTAACAGCAGTAGTCGTGAGGGGGATTTAGTGGCTGACTTCTTTATGGGATCAGGGTCAACGATTAAAGCAGCGTTAAAACTTAACCGACGATGTTTAGGTGTTGAACTGGAACAAAAATGGTTTGAACAAATAAAACAGAAGATAGAACGATTACGAATATGA
- a CDS encoding phage portal protein, whose product MRRKPKKQQKMTRNNPNNAMEAFTFGEPVPVLDRREIFDYLTCLLTDNYYEPPVSFEGLSRLFRAAPHHSSAIYVKRNILTSTFIPHPLLSRQDFDRFALDFLLFGNAYLECRHNALKQPRALKTIPAKFTRRGEDLVTYWQVEYGEDCQPYPFPVGQVFHLIEPDVNQEIYGLPEYLAALASVLLNEASTLFRRKYYLNGSHAGYILYVSDQVQSPQDMDNIRKAMKSSKGPGNFRNLFLYAPGGKKDGIQAIPLSEATAKDEFLNIKNVSRDDMLAAHRVPPQLMGIIPGNVGGFGDVEKAAKVFVRNELLPLQSKMKQLNEWLGKEVMRFAEYSLGDE is encoded by the coding sequence ATGCGACGTAAACCGAAAAAACAACAGAAAATGACCAGAAATAACCCCAATAATGCGATGGAAGCGTTTACGTTTGGTGAGCCTGTCCCTGTCCTTGACCGCCGGGAGATTTTTGATTATTTAACTTGTCTGTTAACCGATAACTACTATGAGCCGCCGGTCAGTTTTGAGGGGCTGTCACGTCTTTTTCGGGCAGCGCCGCATCATAGCAGTGCAATTTATGTGAAACGCAATATTCTGACCAGTACCTTTATCCCCCATCCGTTATTAAGCCGGCAGGATTTTGACCGTTTTGCGCTGGATTTTTTACTGTTTGGCAATGCTTATCTGGAGTGCAGGCACAATGCCCTGAAACAGCCACGAGCGCTTAAAACCATCCCGGCCAAATTTACCCGCCGAGGTGAAGATTTAGTCACCTACTGGCAGGTAGAGTACGGCGAGGATTGTCAACCCTATCCGTTTCCAGTCGGTCAGGTTTTTCACCTGATTGAACCCGATGTTAATCAGGAAATCTACGGCCTGCCAGAATATTTAGCGGCCCTGGCGTCGGTGTTGCTCAATGAAGCCTCAACCCTTTTTCGCCGTAAATATTATCTTAATGGCTCACATGCCGGTTATATCCTCTATGTCAGTGACCAGGTGCAAAGCCCGCAGGATATGGACAATATACGAAAAGCGATGAAAAGCAGTAAAGGGCCAGGTAATTTTCGCAATCTGTTTTTATATGCACCAGGCGGCAAAAAAGACGGGATACAAGCAATCCCCTTATCCGAAGCGACCGCCAAAGATGAATTTTTAAACATTAAAAATGTCAGCCGGGACGATATGTTAGCGGCCCATCGTGTGCCCCCACAATTAATGGGCATTATTCCCGGTAATGTCGGGGGTTTTGGTGACGTGGAAAAGGCGGCGAAAGTCTTTGTGCGCAATGAGTTGTTGCCGCTGCAAAGCAAAATGAAACAGCTTAATGAATGGCTGGGTAAAGAAGTGATGCGTTTTGCAGAATATTCGTTAGGTGATGAATAA
- a CDS encoding terminase ATPase subunit family protein: MKNVDSDPRQKAMHLYFNGYRVAHIAETLGESLTTIYSWKQRDKWDEKTPFERVELSVEARLCTLISKENKDGKDFKEIDLLYRQLERHARINKYQQSGNEVDLNPKLANRNKGQRRPPEKNVFSEEAIEKLGQIFHENMFAYQKVWYDAGLKYRIRDILKSRQIGATYYFSREALIDALTTARNQIFLSASKAQAHVFKGYIIDMAREVDVDLKGDPIVLPNGATLYFLGTNARTAQSYHGNLYIDEYFWIQKFQELRKVASGMAMHKKWRQTYFSTPSSLTHSAYPFWSGKLFNRGRSKANRVDIDISHAALLSGKLCADGQWRQIVTIEDAIKGGCDLFDIHQLRLEYSPDEYQNLLMCEFVDDIASIFSLSLMQSCLVDSWEVWDDVQPMMTRPYAYYPVWIGYDPAKGSQNGDSAGCVVIAPPKTSGGKFRILEHHQWRGLDFRAQANAIKALTERYNVQYIGIDSTGIGHGVLQNVREFFPAAREFVYNPALKNALVLKAWDVISHHRLEYDAGSHDITRAFMAIRRSTTASGNQPTYEACRSEEASHADLAWATMHALYHEPITGENRLHRNLVEVF; this comes from the coding sequence ATGAAAAATGTTGATAGTGACCCACGTCAAAAAGCCATGCACCTGTACTTTAACGGGTATCGGGTGGCGCATATTGCAGAGACGCTCGGAGAATCCCTGACAACAATTTATAGCTGGAAACAGCGGGATAAATGGGACGAAAAAACGCCATTTGAGCGGGTTGAACTGAGTGTTGAAGCCCGACTTTGTACCTTAATTAGCAAAGAAAACAAAGACGGCAAAGATTTTAAAGAAATTGACCTGCTTTATCGTCAGTTAGAGCGCCATGCCCGTATTAATAAATATCAACAGAGCGGCAATGAGGTTGATTTAAATCCGAAATTAGCCAACCGAAACAAAGGACAACGTCGTCCGCCTGAAAAAAACGTATTTAGCGAGGAAGCGATTGAAAAATTAGGACAGATTTTTCATGAAAATATGTTCGCATATCAAAAAGTCTGGTACGACGCTGGCCTTAAATATCGTATTCGTGACATTCTTAAATCACGCCAGATTGGGGCCACCTACTATTTTTCCCGTGAAGCGCTGATAGATGCGTTGACCACTGCGCGTAATCAGATTTTTTTGTCGGCCAGTAAAGCACAAGCCCACGTTTTTAAGGGTTACATCATTGATATGGCTCGCGAGGTGGATGTTGATCTCAAAGGCGACCCCATTGTGTTACCCAATGGTGCAACCCTCTATTTTTTAGGCACCAATGCCCGCACCGCACAAAGCTACCACGGTAACCTCTACATTGATGAGTACTTCTGGATACAGAAATTTCAGGAATTGCGTAAAGTGGCCAGCGGGATGGCGATGCACAAAAAATGGCGCCAAACTTACTTTTCAACGCCTTCAAGCCTGACTCACAGCGCATACCCATTCTGGTCTGGAAAACTGTTTAACCGAGGACGATCTAAAGCTAATCGCGTTGACATTGATATCAGCCACGCGGCGTTATTGTCCGGTAAATTATGTGCTGATGGTCAGTGGCGGCAAATTGTCACTATCGAGGATGCGATAAAAGGTGGTTGTGATTTATTTGATATCCATCAATTGCGATTGGAATACAGCCCTGATGAGTATCAAAACTTATTGATGTGTGAGTTTGTCGATGATATTGCCTCGATTTTCTCATTGTCATTGATGCAGTCATGTCTGGTCGATAGCTGGGAAGTGTGGGACGATGTTCAGCCGATGATGACACGCCCCTATGCGTATTATCCGGTCTGGATAGGTTATGACCCCGCTAAAGGCAGCCAAAATGGCGATAGTGCCGGTTGTGTGGTGATAGCCCCGCCGAAAACATCAGGCGGTAAATTCCGGATTCTGGAGCACCATCAATGGCGCGGGCTGGATTTTCGCGCGCAGGCGAATGCCATTAAAGCGCTGACCGAACGCTATAACGTGCAATATATCGGAATTGATTCGACCGGTATTGGCCATGGGGTATTACAAAATGTGCGGGAGTTTTTTCCGGCGGCCCGTGAATTTGTTTATAACCCGGCGCTAAAAAATGCTTTAGTACTGAAAGCCTGGGATGTCATTAGCCATCACCGACTGGAATATGACGCCGGCAGCCATGATATCACCCGCGCTTTTATGGCCATTCGCCGTTCCACCACCGCCAGCGGCAATCAACCCACCTATGAAGCTTGCCGCAGTGAAGAAGCCAGCCACGCCGATTTAGCCTGGGCGACCATGCATGCTCTGTATCATGAACCTATTACCGGTGAGAACCGTCTTCACCGTAATCTTGTTGAGGTTTTTTAA
- a CDS encoding GPO family capsid scaffolding protein — MTKKTKPVRLCVEGATTDGRQVQREWLTEIANNYDPTLFGARINMEHWNYAWMPRFGDVESVYTEEIQDGPLAGKLALYGVLSPTDELIEMNQRRQKVYTSVEINPSFADTGSAYLIGLAVTDNPASLGNGMLQFSTQHGVTALSTRKQATHNVFTAAEETAIEFTEADIPVDTHTPLNRPSLLTRVKGLFSREQQQNHRAFDDIHKAVEYCASQLTETESQVATLAQRLTELETLTQAHDRLKREFDALKTLLATQDHQPQRPVTRGNGMSSAEHLTDC; from the coding sequence ATGACGAAAAAAACCAAACCGGTGCGTTTATGTGTCGAAGGGGCCACGACGGATGGCCGCCAGGTACAACGCGAGTGGCTAACGGAAATCGCCAATAATTATGACCCGACACTTTTTGGCGCGCGGATTAATATGGAGCACTGGAACTACGCATGGATGCCCCGCTTTGGGGATGTCGAGTCGGTGTATACCGAAGAAATTCAAGACGGCCCCTTAGCCGGTAAACTGGCCCTTTACGGCGTACTGTCTCCCACCGATGAACTGATTGAAATGAATCAGCGCCGGCAAAAAGTCTACACGTCGGTTGAAATTAACCCCAGTTTTGCCGACACCGGCAGTGCCTATTTAATTGGCCTTGCGGTCACTGACAATCCTGCCAGTCTCGGTAACGGTATGTTGCAGTTTAGTACCCAACATGGCGTAACCGCCCTGTCAACCCGCAAGCAGGCAACCCATAACGTCTTTACCGCGGCCGAAGAGACGGCGATTGAATTCACCGAAGCGGATATCCCCGTTGATACCCACACGCCGCTCAATCGCCCATCACTCCTTACCCGTGTTAAGGGGCTTTTTAGTCGTGAACAGCAACAAAACCATCGTGCTTTTGACGACATCCATAAAGCCGTTGAATACTGCGCCAGCCAGTTAACCGAAACCGAAAGTCAGGTGGCCACCTTAGCCCAACGATTGACTGAACTGGAAACCTTAACGCAGGCACATGACCGTTTAAAACGTGAATTTGATGCGCTAAAAACTCTGCTGGCCACGCAAGACCATCAACCCCAGCGCCCCGTTACACGCGGTAATGGGATGTCTTCGGCTGAGCACCTGACAGACTGCTAA
- a CDS encoding phage major capsid protein, P2 family: protein MRKETRIQFNAYLTRLGELYGVAPMEFATTKVDIEPAKAQRLESKIQESAAFLKKINMVPVKAQTGEKIGLGIGTTIASTTDTTAKEREPIDPTQLSQQEYHCYQTNFDTAIRYAKLDAWAIFNDFQRRIRDAIIRRQALDRIMIGWNGVKREKTSDRTKYPKLDDVNVGWLQKMRLEAPDHVLGSTTDKATGKTTAQPIKVGPGGDYENLDALVMQAVDEGIAEVYQDDTELVVICGRKLLADKYFPIVNQAQPNTEMLAADMIISQKRLGGLPAVRVPSFPQNAMLVTRLDNLSIYWQIDSRRRQVKDKPERDRIENYESVNEDYLVEDYDCAALVENIELVKARPEPKPDPNPGEKQAIIPEETQTPPVNEG from the coding sequence ATGCGAAAAGAAACCCGAATCCAATTTAACGCTTACCTGACCCGCTTAGGTGAGCTCTATGGTGTGGCACCGATGGAGTTTGCCACAACGAAAGTCGATATTGAGCCGGCTAAAGCCCAACGATTAGAAAGCAAAATTCAGGAAAGCGCCGCCTTTTTAAAAAAAATCAACATGGTGCCCGTCAAAGCCCAAACCGGTGAAAAAATCGGACTGGGCATTGGCACCACGATTGCCAGCACCACCGATACCACCGCAAAAGAACGTGAACCCATTGATCCGACGCAATTAAGCCAACAGGAATATCACTGCTATCAAACCAATTTTGATACCGCTATCCGTTATGCCAAGCTCGACGCCTGGGCCATTTTTAATGATTTTCAGCGCCGCATTCGGGATGCGATTATTCGCCGTCAAGCCCTTGACCGCATTATGATTGGCTGGAACGGAGTCAAACGGGAAAAAACCTCCGATCGCACAAAATATCCAAAACTGGACGATGTCAACGTCGGCTGGTTACAAAAAATGCGCTTAGAAGCGCCCGACCATGTGTTGGGCTCAACTACCGATAAAGCCACTGGCAAAACCACCGCCCAGCCAATCAAAGTGGGTCCCGGTGGCGATTATGAAAATCTGGATGCGCTCGTTATGCAGGCCGTTGACGAAGGCATTGCCGAAGTTTATCAGGACGATACTGAACTGGTGGTAATTTGCGGTCGTAAGCTGTTAGCCGATAAATACTTTCCGATTGTTAATCAGGCGCAGCCGAATACGGAAATGCTGGCAGCGGATATGATTATCAGCCAAAAACGCCTGGGCGGTTTACCGGCAGTGCGGGTGCCTTCTTTTCCCCAAAACGCCATGCTGGTGACCCGGTTGGATAATCTTTCTATTTATTGGCAAATCGATTCACGGCGCCGGCAGGTAAAAGATAAACCGGAACGTGACCGTATCGAAAATTATGAGTCCGTCAATGAAGATTATCTGGTTGAGGATTATGACTGTGCCGCGCTGGTTGAAAATATCGAATTGGTCAAGGCCAGACCTGAGCCAAAACCGGATCCTAATCCCGGTGAAAAACAGGCGATTATACCCGAAGAAACCCAAACCCCACCGGTGAATGAGGGCTAA
- the gpM gene encoding phage terminase small subunit, translating into MLRQHQRDLKRLQSFERKAQYKQKILPLYVPWVEEVLKGQSGVQDDVLMFVMLWRIDAGDYAGALDIAEYALKHRLNMPGQQSRTTGCAVAEEIADAASHRYAVKKPLPLAILQRTMDLTIAEDMPDKVRAQLYKWLGYSQRDNQQPQQALASLMRALALDKNVGVKSEIKQLAKSLPSQA; encoded by the coding sequence ATGTTACGCCAGCATCAGCGCGATCTAAAGCGCCTGCAATCGTTTGAACGCAAGGCGCAGTACAAACAAAAAATCTTGCCGCTTTATGTCCCCTGGGTGGAGGAAGTGTTAAAAGGGCAATCGGGTGTACAAGATGATGTGTTGATGTTTGTTATGCTCTGGCGGATTGATGCCGGTGATTATGCCGGTGCGCTCGATATTGCCGAGTACGCCTTAAAACACCGCTTAAACATGCCCGGTCAGCAAAGTCGTACTACCGGTTGTGCGGTAGCCGAAGAAATCGCCGACGCCGCCAGTCACCGTTATGCGGTCAAAAAACCACTGCCGCTTGCCATCTTACAACGCACAATGGATTTAACGATAGCGGAAGATATGCCCGACAAAGTACGCGCCCAGCTCTATAAATGGCTGGGTTACAGCCAACGTGATAATCAACAGCCGCAACAGGCACTGGCTTCACTGATGCGCGCATTAGCGTTAGATAAAAACGTCGGGGTGAAAAGTGAAATTAAACAGTTGGCAAAAAGCTTGCCGAGTCAAGCGTAA
- a CDS encoding head completion/stabilization protein — protein MDFTSPEQKPEENETIRSEDFWPSFSTQHYRETQRQHDGTITNARLKTALINAVIEVNRELTDWRKTQMGLGYQQLAEVPAMKINEDSELCLLYQRAVYGYAHASLAERYRDFDTTPAGNKKADALSPTIDDLRRDAIWAIQRIKGDPHNIAELI, from the coding sequence ATGGATTTTACTTCACCCGAGCAAAAACCAGAAGAAAACGAAACCATCCGCAGTGAGGATTTCTGGCCCTCTTTCAGTACTCAGCATTACCGTGAAACCCAGCGGCAACATGACGGCACAATCACCAATGCCCGGTTAAAAACGGCGCTGATTAATGCAGTGATTGAAGTCAATCGCGAACTGACCGACTGGCGAAAAACCCAGATGGGCCTTGGTTATCAACAATTAGCTGAGGTGCCGGCAATGAAAATTAACGAGGACAGTGAATTATGCCTGCTCTATCAGCGCGCGGTTTACGGTTATGCCCATGCCAGCCTGGCTGAACGCTATCGGGATTTTGACACTACCCCTGCGGGTAATAAAAAAGCCGATGCGTTATCACCGACGATTGATGATTTACGTCGTGACGCGATTTGGGCTATTCAGCGGATAAAAGGCGACCCCCATAACATCGCGGAGCTGATATGA
- a CDS encoding tail protein X, which translates to MTIYALQGDTVDAICWRFYGQTAGHVERVLKGNPGLADLGAILPAGTVIQLAETTVTSTQPQLQLWD; encoded by the coding sequence ATGACGATTTATGCCTTACAGGGAGATACCGTAGACGCTATTTGCTGGCGTTTTTATGGACAGACCGCCGGTCACGTTGAGCGGGTATTAAAAGGCAATCCGGGTCTGGCCGATTTAGGGGCAATATTACCAGCCGGTACCGTTATTCAATTAGCCGAAACCACTGTCACATCGACACAACCGCAGTTACAACTTTGGGATTAA
- a CDS encoding phage holin family protein, with amino-acid sequence MLNKEPSFAFYQWLILLLLSAWGGFVRYLIQVKNNEAELGWLNGLGQIIVSGFTGLLGGFLSLEIGLSTYMTFFAAGVCGAMGSVALSYFWQRFTGPVGRKHG; translated from the coding sequence ATGTTAAATAAAGAGCCCAGTTTTGCCTTTTATCAGTGGTTGATTTTGTTGCTGCTCTCCGCTTGGGGTGGTTTTGTCCGTTATCTGATCCAAGTAAAAAATAACGAAGCCGAGCTGGGGTGGTTAAACGGGCTGGGACAAATTATTGTCTCGGGCTTTACGGGGTTGCTCGGTGGATTTTTAAGTTTAGAAATTGGTTTAAGCACCTATATGACATTCTTCGCCGCCGGCGTATGCGGCGCGATGGGTAGCGTGGCGTTATCGTATTTTTGGCAGCGGTTTACCGGCCCGGTAGGCAGAAAACATGGCTGA